The nucleotide window TTCACAGTACAGAACATGCCATTTATTCCCAACAAATCTACCctaccccccaccccccgccccaGCCCTACCCCCAGTCCTCTACAAAGATCCAAAGAGGCTTTTAACACACAGAGGAAGACAGAGAGAATTCTGCTTTAATTCTTCTTGTAAACACATGCCCAACACAATGGCACCAAGTTTTTCCAGCATccctgtaaagaaaaagatgctgTTAGATTGGATTGAAGTGCAGGAACAACCTGGTGGCATTAACCCTCCCCGGGGCTCAACCTCTTCCCGGATAGAAGGGAATGCAGGAAGCTGACCTCATTGCCGCTTGCGAGCCGGGCTGTCTCCGCTCTCGAAGGCCATCAGCAtcctgctttcttctgccttcgGCTCCGTTTTTGGGCGCTTCAGCGGCCAGCGGACCTTCCGGAGGTAATCCAGGTCCTCCTCCGGGCAATGACGCTTCATGTGGGCGTTGCGGCCATTTATCTTGGCAAACACCCTGGAAGTGGGAGGACAAAGAGGAATTAACTTTAATCCAAGAAACGCCATGAAACCCATCTCTTTTATTGCCATTTCCATGGCTTCTGTGGAGTGCAGTGCAAGAGATTCATCCCTTCGTCCTGCCATATCCGCAGGGAAGGATGGTTAAAAAAGTCACTTGTTTGCACTGGAAAGGGCTGGAAATTCCAAAGGGACAGGGGCGATCATCAAGCGGCCCTTGGCTCTGCTTCCCTCTTACCCCCAGCTGGCTTAGGAAGGGCAAATCTCCTTTAGCCCAAGCACAGAGCTGCCAGAAGGAAGATGAACTCTACCTTCCGCACTCTGGGCATGGAAAACCCTGCAGAGCGTCTCCGCTTCCCGCGTGAGATGGAGGCTGGCTGGCATCACTGGAGGGGGTGCCTGTGCTCTCTGTTGCTACTCGACGGCACTTCCCGGGGCTGGCGACAGCCTGAAAGACAGAGAGCCCAGATCAATTCCTCCTCCGTATCCTGAGCGGGAGTCGGAACCAGCCTGAGCCATCTCCGAGTGGCCCAGGCCAGCCGGATGCATTCCATCGCCCAGGAAAACCAAGCGGCCCAGTCTGGTGAACTCCTTCCGACTCTCAGCAGCCCAAATCTGCTTCAATTAGGCTGCGAGGAGGGAGGCAAACCCAGCCCTTGATGGGAAACCCAGCCTACTGAACAACGCCCCATGTGGAACAGCGCTTCCCTCCCCACATTGTGGACATCAGCTCCAAGGGGCCGAAATCCGAAGCACGGAAGCGACACAGCTACCCACTTTTTCCCACCAAAGCGATATTCCTGTGGCCACAGTTCCTGTTTAGTGGTGAGGGACGTTCCAGCAATGCCCATGCGGAGTCATGGCACCAGCAGTTCCCCTTAGACAGTGCCGGGATGGGACGGAATATCCCTGAGAATCAGCGGCACTAAGCTGAGCGCGTGCAGGGTGATTAGGAAGTGGTTGGGAATTCTCTTCTTTAGGCAGGGAGGGAGCCGGCACTTGGGAGCAGACACCGGCAGCACCATCAGCACACGGCCACGGTGCTAACGAGGAATGCGGATCTGTCATTCCAGAGTTACTGAAGCACACCGGTTCAGGCGCACCCACTGCCCCTTTCCCGGGGGGCAGTAGGGAAATGTTTTCCCAGTGGAGCGGCATCTAGCACAAATCCCCAGTGGTTTCCCCACCTTTTCCTTTGGGTGTTGCGGCTGATCCCTCTCTGCCTTGCGCCTCTGTGCTTTAGCTTTGGCACGGAGGCGGTCAAACACCAACTTCTTCTTCCAGGTGTAGTAATACTCCACACACTGGGCTACGGACTTGGTCTGCACCTGTTGGGGAAAACACGGTGGCAATCCATCGGGGATACACTGCAGTTCAACATCTCACACAAGTGAGCCATTCCACCCAGTTTAACTTCCCCCGTTCCCTCCAGGTAAGCCAGTAAAAGGTGCTGCGGGCACTCTTGATGGGCGTAGTGATGACATGGGAGAGAGAACAAATCTTCCCATCCAGAAGAGGCTCTAAGGAAGGGTGGGAAGGGCAGCACACACACGGGTGGTCAGCATAACATTCCGTTGTCATTTTAACCTCTCTGGCGTTTTGTGTCGGAGACATTAATTCTCCAGTCAGCATTATGCCCACGATGTCTTGGGGCAGAGGCGTTTTGGCTTGCAAACCGGTGTTTGCTCCTTAGAGACCCGCATGCCAGAGACCCCCAGCACCAAGCACGACTTGCAGGGCTAACGCTGTCACCGCTAGCAGTGTGAGATTTGCCCAGATCCAACAGCTTTACCTTCTTCTGGATGCGGTAGAAATCTTTCCGGCATCTGGAGAAAGCCATCCGGAACAGCCGCTCCTCCTCCGCTGTCCAGGTGTCCAAGCCTGGCAATAAAGAGGAAAGGATCAGCTCGCTCACAGGGCTACGGTTCCTCACGGACTGGGTTCTCTCCTGCGTTGGAAGGGAGTGACCCAGCACGTGCAGGATTTGGCCTGGTTTCCTGGGGCTTCTCCCGTTGGGAGCCACTGCTGGGCAGCGGCACGGAAAGCAGTGGCTGACCCCCAAGGATGGGGCACTTCCCATGGCAAAAACGGTCCGCATCCCTAAAAGCGGACTGCTTTGCTGCGGCTTCTCTAGCTGTGTAGAACACAGATGGTTTGCCGCCCGTTAAATGCTTCTGATAGGGATGCAGACAGGGAACTGCCGTATCCACCAGCATTGCAGGTGAAGGCACAGGCTCTATCCCAACTTACCTGTGTAATGATAATCCGCCAGGGGATGGGATTCCAGCTTCCCAGGCCCTCCGGAACACAGCAATTCCTTAGCGTGCTGCAAGATTTCAAGGGAAAAGGCTTAGATTCCAAAAGGAGCAAGGAGGGGAATACCTGCTTCCAGCTGTGGTGCTCCTTCAGCAGTTCCGGCTGGTCCATGCGCAGGAGCAGCGCTTTGGGATCACCTCATCCTGCTGAAGTCTAGGCAAGTACTTCCTCAGTCCGCTTAAGGCTGTAGAACCTAGGCAGATCCTTGGGGACTGAGCCGTGGCATGCCACTGCCAGCACCTCTGGGAGAAGACTCCTCTCTGCCGCAGTCACTTGCCACTCATTCTCACGGCAAAGGCCAAGCCCTCCACTCCATCCAAGTGTTGTTACAGAAGAGAGAATGCGCTCCACCGGGGCCAGGCTGGAGGTGTTTGCTCAGCACGGGGCGCCCAGGGACGCTGGACTTGCCAAGCGCGGGGCGTTTATCCAGACCTCGGCATTTCCCCAAACAGGGCAGCTCCTTCATTCCCAGCATTCCATAGCTGCCTGCTTACCAGGATGTTGCCCTGCGTTTGGTGCAGGCAGTGCAGTGCTAGCTCCGCGTTCCCTCTTCCCGCTGGCACTACACCAGAGCAGGCCGTGGTGAGCAGCTCGGTGACTacaaaggagagggaaagaacagGAAGTCAGGTTCTGCCAGGAAACGGTGGGAGAATGGCAGAGGGAAAGCGGAACGAGGCCACGGAGAGACTGGGGAGGACAGAGTGTGGCAGCAAAAAAGCCCCGTCTGCCAGCTCTCCGGGagtccctctccctgccttaGGAAAAGCTTTGGGACTGACAACCCCAGGGACAAATCTGCCCTATTCCAGGGCCACtgcaggtgggatgggatggctCTGAATGTCCCCAGGGAGCTGATTGATTCCCCGCTCTTGCCCAAGGGAGCCCCCTTCCTTCTACAGCTGCCGGCTTGGATGGTGCTGAGGGAAAGACAGGAGAGAACCCCAAGGTGCCCGGAGGTGCTGCGGAAAGGTGGGAATGGGGAAGCCTTGCATCTGAGGGTGGCCTTGGGGAACAAAAAGCATTAAGGAAACCTCTGCGCTGTGTTTCCGGGTTGGATTCGATGTCCCCCCAGGGCTTCCACACCAGCGCTGCTCCCTCCTCATCGTTTTGCCAGTGAGGCCTGTCCCGCAGAGCCGGTAGCTCTGCCTGGAATTCAGCTCCGACGTTGACGCGTCTGGAGGAATAAGCGGAGGGGAGGAGGGCGAGTTGGGATCAGCTGCACCGGGACAGGCACACGTGCTGGGAATGAGGGGCTATGCCATGGGCGCGGCTGGGCTGTCCCAAAGACGGCACAGGTAGAGCCCACAGTCCCCGGCCCGGCGTTACCAGCTCCCCTCTAGAGCCCCTTGCCAGCACTCACTGCGTCACCGTGCCATCCCAGGAATCGTCCTGTCCCAAATCCATGCTGAGAGCTGGCTTGGGCTCCATCAGCGCCTGAAGGGCTCGTGGGCTCTGCTCgcagcagcagcaagggcaGCGAGCTACCAGCCCCTCGACCGTTGAATGTTGTGTGGAGCCCGGTAGCCTGGCAACGCCGCCCTGTCAGCCCAGCTGGGCCCTGCCAGCAGGGTCCGGCCAGGATTCTACCGGCCGTTCAGGTGCCGCTTCATTCCGGCCCGCATGCGGCATCATCCCAACCCTGCCGTTCACCCCTCCGGTGATGCCAGGCAGCGGAAAACCAACCCCGCTAGCTGCTAACACTGCAGCTCCCTCATTGCCCGCTTCCCAAATCGCTCCCTTTTCCACTGGGAAGGTCGTGGACCATCCAGATATGCTTCCAGAGCCGCGCACGAGCACGTCTCGGAGTCAGCCATGCCGGAACAGAGCGGCTCAGCCTTTAATAGGTGGGAAATCCCACTCCGAGCTTGTAGATGCTtgtggggaaggcaggagggagccGAGGCGTGCACGTATCTGTTGGCGCAAATGCCTCGCTTGGCTTCACTCTGGGAATATCCAGAGGAGCCAGAGCCTGGAGCGGAGGCCGGAGCCAGAGGAGAATGGCGTTCCCTGCGCTGCCGCCTCCGCAAGGTgactgcctgcagcagccccttcCGCGGGGTGCTTTTAGGGAAGCCCTGCCTGGGaagtgaggaaggagaaaccACCTGCAAATGCCCTTTGGCTGAGCACTGCCTTCCCGAGCCGGGATGCTGCGCATtgctctggctctgcagcactAAATGGGATGGCAATTTCCCACTCATTTCCCCAGTGCGGCCCTTTCCAACAGCACCAAATtccaaaagggaagaaaagcgAGGCTGAGGGGTTGCGGCTTTGCTTGGAAGCAGAGGGCAAGGGCTCCTTGAAGGAAGAGGCAGAGTCAGGGGCTTCGGGACTCGGAATCAGCACTGGGACCACAGGCTTGGTTAGCAGccagcgtgggcagcaggaggacgGAGGGGCTCATCCCGCTGGATTCAGCCGTGGAGAGACGGCGGCTGAGATGCCGGGTTCAGtgttgggcccctcactcccaGAAAGACGCTGAATGGCTAGGGCACATCCGGAGAAGGGCagtggaggtgggaaggggctggaggagaaaggaaagggctgagggagctggagggcTCGGTCTGCAGTGCAGGATGCAGAGGGGAGCCCTGACCGCACTGCGCAGCTGCGGGCAGGAGGTGTGAGCCAGGCGGGAGTTGGGTTCGGCTGACAAGGAAGAAGGCAGGAGGTGAGAGGAGGTGTCCTCCAGAGGTGCCAGGGGACGTTTAGAtaggatattgggaaaaattccttcacagacAGGGTTGTCAGGCACGGGAAGGggcttcccagagaagtggtggaggccctgtccctgcagggaTCTCTAATGCGTGTGGATGCAGCACGTAGGGTTCGACTCGATGATCCTAAGGGTCTGTTCCAACCTCAAGGATTCCGTCATTCAATGAGCACACGCCTTCACAGTACAGAACATGCCATTTATTCCTAACAAAATCACCCCACTCCCCACCCCTCCAATCTGCTACAAAGATCCAAACaagctttaaacacacacagtgagagacagaaaggcaccgctgtaaagaaaaagatgcttttagATTGGATGCAAGTGCAGCAACAACCTGGTGGCATTAACACTCCCCTGGGCTCAACCTCCTCCCGCATACAAACCTCAAGGATTCCGTCATTCAATGAGCACACGCATTCACAGTACAGAACATGCCATTTATTCCTAACAAAATCACCTCACCGCATCCCCTCCCCCATCCCCTACAAAGATCCAAACGAGCTTTAAACACACAGAGtgacagagagaaaattctTCTTCAATGCGCTCAGGAAACACATGCCCGACACACAGCCACCAAGTTTTCCCGCTATTGCTCTAAAAAAAGCCAGGTTCTGCCAGGAAACTGTGGGAGAACTGCAGAGGGAAGGTGGAACGGAGAGGCTGCGGAGGACAGAGTGTGCCAGGAAAAAGCCCGGAAAAAAAGCCCATGTTCCTAGCTGAATTAGTTctaacctttatttttttcagtctgaaataaaaatcctccttttcctgctaTTTGACCTTGAATCTCTAATGTCTTGCATGTGATGTGATGCCATATGTGAGAGGTCCAATGTTTCCTGAATTGGTCCCACCATGCTGCTCGTTCCTATGTGGAAACAGACCATCTCCACCCTGGAGGGGTCCCTGCTTT belongs to Cuculus canorus isolate bCucCan1 chromosome Z, bCucCan1.pri, whole genome shotgun sequence and includes:
- the LOC128850441 gene encoding zinc finger protein 541-like, producing MAFSRCRKDFYRIQKKVQTKSVAQCVEYYYTWKKKLVFDRLRAKAKAQRRKAERDQPQHPKEKAVASPGKCRRVATESTGTPSSDASQPPSHAGSGDALQGFPCPECGRVFAKINGRNAHMKRHCPEEDLDYLRKVRWPLKRPKTEPKAEESRMLMAFESGDSPARKRQ